The following proteins are co-located in the Algiphilus sp. genome:
- the cbiB gene encoding adenosylcobinamide-phosphate synthase CbiB, translating to MTEPLLATLAVPAALLLDRWLGEPRRAHPLVAFGRVAAALEARLNGCAGSNVGRGVLAVLLLVVPPVAAAMALTVLLPAWAWFPIATLMLYLAIGGRSLAEHGRAVSGPLRCGDTDTARTAVRALVSRDAARLDEAGIATAATESMLENGADAVFASLFWFVIGGLPALVAHRAVNTLDAMWGYRGTRYNAFGRCAAQLDDVLGWAPARLTALSYALCGRTGAALRCWRQQAQDWDSPNAGPVMAAGAGALEVVLGGPAPYAEGIRQRPPLGTGITASAAHIDAAIALVHRCVGLWAGVIVTTGGLAWAWRTAAA from the coding sequence ATGACCGAGCCGCTGCTCGCGACGCTGGCCGTGCCGGCCGCGCTGCTGCTGGACCGCTGGCTCGGCGAGCCGCGGCGCGCCCATCCACTGGTGGCCTTCGGGCGCGTCGCAGCCGCGCTGGAAGCGCGCCTCAACGGGTGCGCGGGCTCGAATGTCGGGCGCGGCGTGCTGGCAGTCCTGCTGCTGGTGGTGCCGCCGGTAGCGGCGGCGATGGCGCTGACGGTCCTGCTGCCGGCCTGGGCGTGGTTCCCGATCGCGACCCTGATGCTCTACCTCGCCATCGGTGGCCGCAGTCTCGCCGAGCACGGCCGCGCCGTATCCGGGCCGCTGCGGTGCGGCGACACCGACACCGCGCGCACGGCGGTGCGCGCGCTGGTGAGCCGGGACGCCGCGCGCCTCGACGAGGCCGGCATCGCCACCGCGGCCACCGAATCGATGCTGGAGAACGGCGCCGACGCGGTGTTCGCGAGCCTGTTCTGGTTCGTCATCGGTGGACTGCCGGCGCTGGTCGCGCACAGGGCGGTGAACACGCTGGACGCGATGTGGGGCTATCGCGGCACGCGCTATAACGCCTTCGGGCGCTGTGCCGCGCAGCTCGACGACGTGCTGGGCTGGGCGCCGGCGCGGCTGACCGCGCTGAGCTACGCGCTGTGTGGGCGCACCGGGGCCGCGCTGCGCTGCTGGCGACAGCAGGCGCAGGACTGGGACAGCCCCAATGCCGGCCCCGTCATGGCGGCCGGCGCGGGTGCGCTGGAGGTCGTGCTCGGCGGCCCCGCGCCCTATGCCGAGGGCATCCGGCAGCGTCCGCCGCTTGGCACCGGCATCACGGCATCGGCCGCGCACATCGACGCGGCCATCGCGCTGGTGCATCGCTGCGTCGGGCTCTGGGCCGGTGTCATCGTCACCACCGGAGGGCTGGCATGGGCCTGGCGCACGGCGGCGGCCTGA
- the bluB gene encoding 5,6-dimethylbenzimidazole synthase, with protein MTAFDADERETLYRVIAARRDMRHFRLDPVDSGVLRRVLAAAHAGPSVGYMQPWRFVRITDPELRAKLHAHAEIEHLRTAEACGERAAEVRALKLQGILDCGELLVVALCEGRERYVLGRRTLPEMDLCSAACAIQNLWLAARAENLGMGWVSLFEPEAVADMLAMPADAYPMAVLCLGHVERFYPRPMLEAAGWDRRRALDDLVFENAWERRGASHASADPA; from the coding sequence GTGACCGCCTTCGACGCCGACGAGCGCGAGACGCTGTACCGCGTCATCGCGGCGCGCCGCGACATGCGCCACTTCCGGCTCGATCCGGTCGACTCCGGCGTGCTGCGTCGCGTTCTCGCGGCGGCGCATGCCGGGCCGAGTGTCGGCTACATGCAGCCGTGGCGCTTCGTGCGCATCACCGACCCCGAGCTGCGCGCGAAGCTGCACGCCCACGCCGAGATCGAGCACCTGCGTACAGCCGAGGCCTGCGGCGAGCGCGCCGCCGAAGTGCGCGCGCTCAAGCTGCAGGGCATCCTCGACTGCGGCGAGCTGCTGGTCGTGGCGCTGTGCGAGGGGCGCGAACGCTACGTGCTCGGCCGCCGCACGCTGCCCGAGATGGACCTCTGCTCGGCCGCCTGCGCCATCCAGAACCTGTGGCTGGCGGCGCGCGCCGAGAACCTCGGCATGGGCTGGGTCTCGCTGTTCGAACCCGAAGCCGTCGCCGACATGCTCGCCATGCCGGCCGATGCGTACCCCATGGCCGTTCTCTGCCTGGGGCATGTCGAGCGCTTCTACCCGCGCCCGATGCTCGAGGCCGCGGGCTGGGATCGCCGTCGCGCGCTGGACGATCTGGTCTTCGAGAACGCCTGGGAGCGTCGCGGCGCGTCGCACGCGTCGGCGGACCCCGCATGA
- a CDS encoding cobyrinate a,c-diamide synthase translates to MIGTRHCPALLIAAPASGQGKTTVTAAIARHHRRQGRCVRVFKSGPDFLDPMVLEVASGAPVGTLDLWLVGEAGCRAQLFEAAGDADLILVEGVMGLFDGKPSSADLAECLGIPVLGLIDASAMAQTFGAVAHGLATLRPELPFAGVLANRIGSERHAAMLSELLPDTIPMLGHLPRAPDAALPSRHLGLVQAGELDDLETRLDHAAGQLVWSAVPIPEVAFEAPDASVPEPLLAGTRIALARDAAFAFIYPANVALLKAMGAEVLPFSPLAGDPLPDCDAAWLPGGYPELHLTALSSNDALRADLSAHVAAGKPLLAECGGMLALLEALADADGNAAPMWGLLEGSARLQKRFAGLGPQQVVLPEGALRGHTYHHARMDTGTDPLVHATCPNGGPNAEAVYRRQRMTATFVHFYFPSNPVAAAKLFLP, encoded by the coding sequence GTGATCGGCACTCGGCACTGTCCGGCCCTGCTCATCGCCGCTCCGGCCTCCGGTCAGGGCAAGACCACGGTGACCGCGGCCATAGCCCGGCATCACCGCCGGCAGGGCAGGTGCGTGCGCGTGTTCAAGTCGGGCCCCGACTTCCTCGATCCCATGGTGCTCGAGGTGGCCAGCGGCGCGCCGGTTGGCACGCTGGACCTGTGGCTGGTCGGCGAGGCGGGATGCCGGGCGCAACTCTTCGAGGCCGCCGGCGATGCCGACCTGATCCTGGTCGAGGGCGTCATGGGGCTGTTCGACGGCAAGCCCTCCAGCGCCGATCTCGCCGAATGCCTGGGCATTCCGGTGCTGGGGCTCATCGATGCCTCGGCCATGGCGCAGACCTTCGGCGCCGTCGCGCACGGACTGGCGACACTGCGACCGGAGCTGCCCTTCGCCGGCGTGCTCGCCAACCGCATCGGCAGCGAACGCCATGCCGCCATGCTGTCCGAGCTGCTGCCGGACACCATCCCGATGCTGGGTCATCTGCCGCGCGCGCCCGACGCCGCGCTACCGAGCCGGCATCTCGGGCTGGTGCAGGCCGGCGAGCTGGATGATCTCGAGACCCGTCTCGACCACGCCGCCGGGCAGCTGGTCTGGAGCGCAGTGCCGATCCCCGAGGTGGCCTTCGAGGCGCCCGATGCGTCCGTGCCCGAGCCCTTGCTGGCGGGAACGCGCATCGCGCTGGCGCGCGATGCCGCCTTCGCCTTCATCTATCCCGCGAACGTCGCGCTGCTGAAGGCGATGGGCGCCGAGGTGCTGCCATTCTCGCCGCTGGCGGGGGATCCGCTGCCGGACTGCGATGCGGCGTGGCTGCCCGGCGGCTATCCCGAGCTGCATCTCACCGCGCTGTCGTCGAACGACGCCCTGCGCGCTGATCTGAGCGCGCACGTTGCCGCCGGCAAGCCGTTGCTGGCCGAGTGTGGCGGCATGCTCGCGCTGCTGGAGGCGCTCGCCGACGCCGACGGCAACGCCGCCCCGATGTGGGGGCTGCTCGAAGGCAGCGCCCGCCTGCAAAAGCGCTTCGCCGGGCTCGGCCCGCAGCAGGTGGTGCTACCCGAGGGCGCGCTGCGCGGGCACACCTATCACCACGCACGCATGGATACCGGAACCGACCCGCTGGTCCACGCGACGTGCCCGAACGGTGGTCCGAATGCCGAGGCGGTGTACCGCCGCCAGCGCATGACGGCCACCTTCGTGCACTTCTACTTTCCGTCCAACCCGGTCGCGGCGGCGAAGCTCTTCCTGCCGTGA
- the cobO gene encoding cob(I)yrinic acid a,c-diamide adenosyltransferase, translating into MSRDNPTSKDEEARNARHRERMQRRKAVVDGRIEKASEERGVLLVHTGSGKGKSSSAFGMVARALGHDMKVGVVQFIKGRFATGEEAFFRRFPDNVRYHVMGEGYTWETQDREQDMRAAGAAWSVARELLRDPEIALVVLDELNIALKYKYLDVDTVAADIEGRPPMQHVVVTGRGAPDGITAIADTVTEMRDIKHAFRSGIKAQKGVEL; encoded by the coding sequence ATGAGCCGCGACAACCCGACAAGCAAGGACGAGGAAGCCCGCAACGCCCGCCACCGCGAGCGCATGCAGCGCCGCAAGGCAGTGGTGGACGGGCGCATCGAGAAGGCGAGCGAGGAGCGCGGCGTGCTGCTGGTGCACACCGGCAGCGGCAAGGGCAAGTCGTCCTCGGCCTTCGGCATGGTGGCGCGCGCGCTCGGGCATGACATGAAGGTGGGGGTCGTGCAGTTCATCAAGGGCCGCTTCGCCACCGGCGAGGAAGCCTTCTTCCGGCGCTTTCCGGACAACGTGCGCTACCACGTCATGGGCGAGGGCTACACCTGGGAGACCCAGGACCGCGAGCAGGACATGCGCGCGGCCGGGGCCGCCTGGTCGGTCGCGCGCGAGCTGCTGCGGGATCCGGAGATCGCACTGGTGGTGCTCGACGAGCTCAACATCGCGCTCAAGTACAAGTATCTCGATGTCGACACGGTCGCGGCCGACATCGAGGGCCGGCCGCCGATGCAGCACGTGGTCGTCACCGGCCGCGGCGCGCCCGACGGCATCACGGCGATCGCCGATACCGTGACCGAGATGCGCGACATCAAGCACGCCTTCCGTTCCGGCATCAAGGCGCAGAAGGGCGTCGAGCTGTGA
- a CDS encoding TonB-dependent receptor translates to MAITNLQSRLLGGCALCVAAAASASGDPLVLAVAELDPVVVTATRGPTPTVADGLAATSVISRRDIERRQVGSVEEALRGVPGLNLTNNGGPGKNTSIFLRGTNSDHLLVLLDGVEIGSATSGTAAFQNIPIEQVERIEVVRGPQSGLYGSDAIGGVIQIFTRGSETDGRRSYFELGGGSFDTYRGAAGVSGGGERGWFSLNTDVVDTAGIDSQTTFEPDDDGYRSLSVSGRGGLHLGRFGELRANALHADGESAYDGNPDFDAVNETETVQQVFGASWLVRPWEPLSLTIDAGRSEDRSRNFRNGDFRTRFDTSRNDFSVQADADVLDQRVSLGVDHVDERVDSTTGYDETRREITGVYAQLLGELGAFEYRLSGRTDDYDDFDNQQTGTAAIAWRMADRLRLRASYGTAFRAPSFNELYFPGFGNPDVAPEESRSVELGAEWSADIWSLRVAAFDTRIDDLIDTVQAPDGSFRPENVNEARVQGVELSSALDVADWELGVAYTYQRPENRGEGDNRGNRLRRRPDQILQFDADRRFGRLDAGMSVYAEGRRYENAANSQRLAGYVLLDARLGYQLSAAWRVQGRVENLLDSEYQTAATYNQPGRAVHVTLRYSM, encoded by the coding sequence ATGGCAATCACGAACCTTCAATCACGCCTTCTCGGGGGCTGCGCGCTGTGCGTGGCTGCGGCCGCGTCGGCATCCGGGGATCCCCTGGTGCTGGCAGTGGCCGAGCTCGATCCGGTGGTGGTGACGGCGACGCGCGGGCCGACACCGACGGTCGCGGACGGTCTGGCCGCGACATCGGTCATCTCGCGCCGCGATATCGAGCGGCGGCAGGTCGGCAGCGTCGAGGAGGCGCTGCGCGGGGTACCGGGTCTGAACCTGACCAACAACGGCGGGCCGGGCAAGAACACCTCGATCTTCCTCCGCGGGACCAACTCCGACCATCTGCTCGTGCTGCTGGATGGTGTCGAGATCGGCTCCGCCACCAGTGGCACGGCCGCCTTCCAGAACATTCCCATCGAGCAGGTCGAGCGCATCGAGGTGGTGCGCGGCCCGCAGTCCGGTCTGTACGGATCGGACGCCATCGGTGGCGTGATCCAGATCTTCACGCGCGGCAGCGAAACCGACGGTCGGCGCAGCTACTTCGAGCTCGGCGGCGGCAGCTTCGACACCTATCGCGGTGCCGCGGGCGTCTCCGGCGGTGGCGAGCGGGGCTGGTTCAGCCTGAACACCGATGTCGTCGATACCGCCGGCATCGACTCCCAGACCACCTTCGAGCCCGATGACGACGGCTACCGCAGTCTCTCGGTATCGGGGCGCGGCGGGCTGCACCTCGGCCGCTTCGGCGAGCTGCGCGCGAATGCGCTGCATGCTGACGGCGAGAGCGCCTACGACGGCAACCCCGACTTCGATGCCGTCAACGAGACCGAGACCGTCCAGCAGGTCTTCGGCGCGTCCTGGCTGGTCCGGCCCTGGGAGCCGCTTTCGCTGACCATCGACGCGGGGCGGTCGGAGGACCGTTCGCGCAACTTCCGGAATGGTGACTTCCGCACCCGCTTCGATACCAGTCGCAATGATTTCAGCGTGCAGGCCGATGCCGACGTCCTCGATCAGCGCGTCAGTCTCGGTGTCGATCATGTCGATGAGCGGGTCGATTCCACCACCGGCTACGACGAGACGCGGCGCGAGATCACCGGCGTCTACGCCCAGCTGCTGGGCGAGCTGGGTGCCTTCGAGTACCGGCTCTCGGGAAGGACGGACGACTACGACGACTTCGACAACCAGCAGACCGGCACGGCCGCGATCGCCTGGCGGATGGCGGACCGGCTGCGCCTGCGCGCGAGCTATGGCACCGCGTTCCGCGCGCCGAGCTTCAACGAGCTGTACTTCCCCGGCTTCGGGAACCCGGATGTGGCCCCCGAGGAATCGCGCAGCGTCGAGCTGGGTGCCGAATGGTCGGCCGATATCTGGTCCCTCCGGGTGGCGGCATTCGATACGCGCATCGACGATCTCATCGACACGGTGCAGGCCCCGGACGGGAGCTTCCGCCCCGAGAACGTCAACGAGGCGCGGGTCCAGGGCGTGGAGCTGAGCTCGGCGCTGGACGTCGCCGACTGGGAACTGGGCGTCGCGTACACCTACCAGAGGCCGGAGAATCGTGGCGAGGGCGACAATCGCGGCAACCGTCTGCGCCGCCGCCCCGATCAGATTCTCCAGTTCGACGCGGATCGCCGCTTCGGGCGTCTCGACGCCGGCATGAGCGTCTACGCCGAGGGTCGCCGCTACGAGAACGCGGCCAACAGCCAGCGGCTCGCCGGCTATGTGCTGCTCGACGCGCGGCTCGGCTATCAGCTGTCCGCAGCGTGGCGCGTCCAGGGTCGCGTGGAGAACCTGCTGGACAGCGAGTACCAGACCGCGGCCACGTACAACCAGCCCGGCCGCGCCGTTCACGTAACGCTGCGCTATTCGATGTGA
- a CDS encoding cobalamin-binding protein: protein MHFARSIAATALLLLLPAIAPAAPVAVVDDAGNRLRLDAPAQRIVSLAPHLTENLFAVGAGEQIVGASQFSDHPPEAEDIPRIGGYSRIDIERVLALEPDLVVGWSSGNDMAQLERLIGLGVPVYISEPRSFADIASTLERLGHLSGNDATGSRAAEALLSGVSALETRYRDAEPVSVFYQVWQQPLMTVNDDHLIAKAIALCGGDNVFGALDTLVPRIDRESVLEIDPEVIAAGGMGEDRRDWVEAWRQWPQLQAVRKEQLLFIPPSLIQRHTPRVLEGTTLLCDALAAARAARASGNRDIAR from the coding sequence ATGCATTTCGCGAGATCCATCGCTGCCACCGCGCTCCTCCTCCTGCTGCCGGCCATCGCGCCGGCAGCGCCGGTCGCCGTGGTCGACGATGCCGGGAACCGCCTTCGCCTCGACGCGCCGGCGCAGCGCATCGTCAGCCTCGCGCCGCATCTCACCGAGAACCTCTTCGCGGTCGGCGCCGGCGAACAGATCGTTGGCGCCAGCCAGTTCAGCGACCACCCGCCCGAGGCCGAGGACATTCCGCGCATCGGCGGCTATTCGCGCATCGACATCGAGCGCGTTCTGGCGCTGGAGCCCGATCTGGTGGTCGGCTGGTCCAGCGGCAACGACATGGCGCAGCTCGAGCGCCTCATCGGCCTGGGTGTACCGGTCTACATATCCGAGCCGCGCAGCTTCGCGGACATCGCCTCGACGCTGGAGCGCCTCGGCCACCTCTCCGGCAATGACGCAACGGGCAGTCGCGCCGCCGAGGCACTGCTTTCGGGCGTTTCGGCCCTAGAGACGCGCTATCGCGATGCCGAGCCGGTATCGGTGTTCTACCAGGTCTGGCAGCAGCCGCTGATGACGGTGAACGACGATCATCTGATCGCCAAGGCCATCGCCCTGTGCGGCGGCGACAACGTCTTCGGCGCGCTCGACACGCTGGTGCCGCGCATCGATCGCGAGTCGGTGCTGGAGATCGATCCCGAGGTCATCGCCGCGGGCGGCATGGGCGAGGATCGTCGCGACTGGGTCGAGGCGTGGCGGCAGTGGCCGCAGCTGCAGGCGGTGCGCAAGGAACAGCTCCTGTTCATTCCGCCGTCGCTGATCCAGCGCCACACCCCTCGCGTCCTCGAGGGCACCACCCTGCTCTGCGATGCGCTCGCGGCGGCTCGCGCCGCGCGCGCCAGCGGCAACCGGGACATCGCACGGTGA
- a CDS encoding iron ABC transporter permease — translation MTRPSRSLLVLLPCALLALALAVAIGSVNLAPAEIWAVLRGAGEPLHRTMLMELRLPRALAAFAVGGLLSVAGALMQVLLRNPLADPYVLGLSGGAAVGALLAMIAGLGMALVSGAAFTGALVSTAIVFGTAHGTGSWTPTRLLLTGVVVAAGWGALISFLLAIAPARELPGMLFWLMGDMANARTPWPPLVVLALVVAAAMPFGRSLNVLARGPQQAAALGVAVRRMEWTVYVAAALITATAVTVAGSVGFVGLIVPHMLRLVVGYDQRIILPASALAGGTLLVLADTLARTIIAPEQLPVGVITAMLGVPVFLWLLHRSQST, via the coding sequence GTGACACGCCCGTCGCGCAGCCTGCTGGTGCTGCTCCCCTGCGCCCTGCTGGCCCTCGCGCTGGCCGTGGCCATCGGCAGCGTCAACCTCGCGCCTGCAGAGATCTGGGCGGTACTGCGCGGCGCCGGCGAGCCGCTGCACCGGACGATGCTGATGGAACTGCGCCTGCCCCGGGCGCTGGCGGCGTTCGCGGTGGGCGGCCTGCTGTCGGTGGCCGGCGCGCTGATGCAGGTGCTGCTGCGCAATCCGCTCGCCGATCCCTACGTACTGGGACTGTCCGGCGGTGCGGCGGTGGGAGCCCTGCTGGCGATGATCGCGGGACTCGGCATGGCGCTCGTTTCCGGCGCCGCGTTCACCGGCGCCCTGGTTTCCACCGCCATCGTGTTCGGCACCGCGCACGGCACCGGCAGCTGGACTCCCACGCGCCTGCTGCTGACCGGCGTCGTCGTTGCGGCCGGCTGGGGCGCGCTGATCAGTTTCCTGCTCGCGATCGCGCCGGCGCGCGAACTGCCCGGCATGCTGTTCTGGCTGATGGGCGACATGGCGAACGCCCGCACACCGTGGCCGCCGCTGGTCGTGCTGGCGCTGGTGGTCGCGGCCGCCATGCCCTTCGGCCGGAGCCTCAACGTGCTGGCGCGCGGGCCCCAGCAAGCGGCCGCGCTGGGCGTCGCCGTCCGCCGGATGGAGTGGACGGTCTACGTGGCGGCCGCGCTGATCACCGCCACGGCGGTCACGGTGGCCGGCAGCGTCGGCTTCGTCGGCCTCATCGTGCCACACATGCTGCGCCTCGTCGTCGGCTACGACCAGCGCATCATCCTGCCGGCCTCGGCGCTGGCCGGCGGCACGCTGCTGGTCCTGGCCGATACCCTGGCGCGCACCATCATCGCCCCGGAGCAGCTGCCGGTGGGTGTCATCACCGCCATGCTCGGCGTGCCCGTCTTTCTCTGGCTGCTGCATCGGAGCCAATCCACATGA
- a CDS encoding ABC transporter ATP-binding protein: protein MTAPLMQLDALRVDVPERPSGDALGCCFEAGQTWAILGPNGAGKTTLLMTLAGLRPPRSGTVLLDETPLHRMPRRRAARRLGVLFQHHHDGFPATVRETALMGRHPHLRSWELEGPDDFDAADAALARVGLTELADRSVQTLSGGERQRLALATLLTQDPALLLLDEPTNHLDLHHQIAMLDLIRTEVADGRCTVMATHDINLAARYCSHVLLLYPDGAACWGAVATMLSVPALERLYRQPLAAGTVDGLPVFLPRTGA from the coding sequence ATGACCGCGCCCCTCATGCAGCTGGATGCGCTGCGTGTCGATGTCCCGGAAAGGCCCTCGGGCGATGCGCTCGGCTGTTGCTTCGAGGCCGGCCAGACGTGGGCCATCCTGGGCCCCAACGGAGCCGGCAAGACGACGCTGCTGATGACGCTGGCCGGGCTGCGGCCGCCGCGCAGCGGTACCGTCCTGCTCGATGAGACGCCGCTGCATCGCATGCCGCGCCGCCGCGCGGCGAGACGGCTGGGTGTGCTGTTCCAGCATCACCACGACGGCTTTCCCGCAACGGTGCGCGAAACCGCCCTCATGGGCCGGCACCCGCACCTCCGATCATGGGAGCTGGAGGGTCCGGACGACTTCGATGCGGCGGATGCCGCGCTTGCGCGCGTCGGGCTCACCGAGCTCGCCGACCGCTCGGTGCAGACGCTGTCGGGTGGCGAGCGGCAGCGTCTCGCCCTCGCCACGCTGCTGACGCAGGACCCCGCACTGCTGTTGCTCGACGAGCCCACCAATCATCTCGACCTGCATCACCAGATCGCGATGCTCGACCTGATCCGCACGGAAGTCGCGGACGGTCGCTGCACGGTGATGGCCACCCACGACATCAATCTCGCCGCGCGCTACTGCAGCCATGTGCTGCTGCTCTATCCGGACGGCGCTGCCTGCTGGGGTGCGGTCGCGACCATGCTCTCGGTGCCGGCTCTGGAAAGGCTCTATCGGCAGCCACTGGCGGCCGGTACCGTCGATGGCCTCCCGGTGTTCCTGCCGCGTACCGGCGCCTGA
- a CDS encoding 2'-5' RNA ligase family protein: MRTVALPVSAVGSRFAHGCALPPPDADQRAAWHRGRRRYAVWLIEADTPAVRALCARVRERLAPWLGPAPARQPHITLAACGFPVRVATDTDEYDIRQRCAQRDALNAALPPAFTVLVGGIGSFNGCAYLRVRDEGGVLERLQQTLCAPVPAARGQRYVPHVTVGTYRAPVPMRSVARAAATASSSAVRVTAKRLTLTTFDPGVDDGALRPVVRVRLRTCAGDQAPVRGRNTGRPSTVPAASGCR, from the coding sequence ATGCGCACGGTCGCGCTACCGGTCAGCGCCGTTGGCAGCCGCTTCGCGCACGGCTGTGCGCTGCCGCCGCCCGATGCCGACCAGCGCGCGGCGTGGCACAGGGGCCGGAGGCGTTACGCGGTCTGGTTGATCGAAGCCGACACGCCAGCCGTTCGCGCGCTCTGTGCACGGGTCCGCGAACGGCTGGCGCCGTGGCTCGGTCCGGCGCCGGCGCGGCAGCCGCACATCACGCTGGCCGCGTGCGGCTTTCCGGTACGCGTTGCCACCGACACCGACGAGTACGACATCCGGCAGCGGTGCGCACAGCGGGACGCGCTGAACGCCGCGCTGCCGCCGGCATTCACGGTGCTGGTGGGCGGTATCGGCAGTTTCAACGGTTGTGCCTATCTGCGGGTGCGTGACGAAGGCGGTGTCCTGGAGCGTCTCCAGCAGACGTTGTGCGCGCCTGTTCCGGCCGCGCGCGGGCAGCGCTACGTGCCCCATGTCACGGTGGGAACCTACCGGGCTCCGGTTCCGATGCGCTCCGTTGCGCGGGCCGCCGCGACGGCATCGAGCAGTGCGGTGCGAGTGACCGCCAAGCGCCTGACCCTGACGACCTTCGATCCTGGCGTGGATGACGGCGCCCTGCGGCCGGTCGTACGCGTGCGCCTGCGGACATGTGCAGGGGATCAGGCGCCGGTACGCGGCAGGAACACCGGGAGGCCATCGACGGTACCGGCCGCCAGTGGCTGCCGATAG